ACAATGTCGCAACTCGCGTCTCTCACCCTTTACCACAATGACGAAGCCCGCCCGATCATCGAGGCGATCATCGCCGACAATCCCGGCGTGCGCGTCCTCAACATGCCCGGCGCCGTGAAGCTCGACTGCGAGGGCGCGCTCGTCGTCAAGCGCGCCTCGGTCGAGGAGCGCCTCGGGCGCGAATGGGACCCGCAGGAAATCCACCTCGTGCTCATCTCGATGGCCGGCCATCTCGACGAGGACGACGACCAATTTTCCGTGAGCTGGAAACACTGATCCGGGAGGAAACGATGACCGCCAAAAAACTCGGCCTCAAGCAGCGCTACGCCCATATGACGCGCGGGCTGGACTGGGAAACCAGCTACCAGCCGATCGACAAGGTTTTCCCCTACGACCAGTTCGAGGGCATCAAGATCAAGGACTGGTCGGCCTGGGAAGACCCGTTCCGTCTGACCATGGACGCCTATTGGAAATTCCAGGCGGAGAAAGAGCGCAAGCTCTATGCGGTGCTCGACGCCTTCGCCCAGAACAACGGCCAGACCGGCATTTCCGATGGGCGTTATATGAACGTCCTGAAACTCTTCCTCACCGGCATTTCGCCGGAGGAATATCAGTCGCATCGCGGCTTCGCCTTTATTGGCCGTCATTTGCGCGGCGTCGGCCCGCGCGTCGCGGCGCAGCAGCAATCGCTCGATGAGCTGCGCCATGTCCAGACGCAGATCCACACCATCAGCCATTACAACAAGTTTTTCAATGGCATGTCGGAATTTCCGACGATGCATGACCGCGTCTTCTATCTGTCGGTGCCGAAGAGCTTCTTCGACGACGCCCGGTCGGCGGGTCCGTTCGAATATATGATCGCGATCGGCTTCGCCTTCGAATATGTGCTGACCAATCTTCTGTTCGTGCCCTTCATGTCGGGCGCGGCCTATAATGGCGACATGTCCACGGTGACCTTCGGCTTCTCGGCGCAGTCCGACGAAAGCCGTCACATGACGCTCGGCATCGAAGTCATCAAGTTCCTGCTCGAACAGCACCCTGACAATCTGCCGATCGTGCAGAAATGGGTCGACAAATGGTTCTGGCGCGGCTTCCGGCTGCTGGGCCTCGTCGCCATGATGATGGACTATATGCTGCCCAAGCCGGTGATGTCCTGGAAGGAAGCCTGGGAAATCTATTTCACCGAAGCCGGCGGCGCCCTGTTCCAGGATCTCGCCCGCTATGGCCTGAAAATGCCGAAATATCATGAGGTGGCGACCGAAGCCGCTGAACATGTCGGTCATCAGCTCTATGGCCTGCTTTACCAGCTTTGCCACGTCGCCGGCCTTCACGCATGGATGCCGGACGCCAAGCATATGGACTGGCTGTCGGAGAAATATCCCAACACTTTCGACAAATATTACCGGCCGCGCTTCGAAATGTGGGCGCAGATGGAAAAAGAGGGCAAGCGCTTCTATTACAATGGCCTGCTCCAACTTTGCCACACCTGCCAGCTGCCCATGACTTTCACCGAGCCGGGCGACCCCACGACGCGCTGCTTCCGTGAAACGCAGTTCAAGGGCAACCGCTATCATTTCTGCTCGGACGGCTGCAAAGACATCTTCGACAACGAGCCGGAGAAATATGTTCAGGCCTGGCTCCCGATCCAGCAGATCTTCCAGGGCAATTGCGGCGGCCCGACGGTGCCGGACGTCCTGAACTGGTACCAGATCAAGGTTGGGGTCGATAACGCCGAATATGTCGGCTCGGAAGATCACAAGCTTTGGGAATCCTGGAAACAGGACACGGCGGTCAGCAAGGCCGGCTAAGGGGATATATGGGGCGGCGACCGGTCTTGCGGCGGACGTCGCCCGGCGCTCGGGAGGAAACAATGGCTTTGAAAGCAATCACGCCCGATTATGAGAAATATACCGAAAACCGGGACCTGCCGGAGCTCTATCACGGCAATCTGATGATCTATGTCCATTGGGAGCATCATATATCATTCGTCGCCGCGATCGCATTGCCGCTTCCGCCGCAGACGCCCTTCGGCGCCATCAAGGAAGCTATCGGCGGCGTCTACGGACCGCATCCGGATTGGGCGAAGATCGATTGGTCGCACGCGATCTGGAAAATCGACGGCAAAAATGCGACGCCCGATTTCGACAAGTCCATCGCCGACCACGGCATGGGACACAAGTCGCTGGTGCGCTTCTGGACGCCCGGCCTGGACGGCTATCATGGCAGTCTGAACTAAGGCCTTTGGCGTCGAGCGATGATTGTCCGCCAACTCACCATCGAACCCATCGGCGACGAGATCGAGGTCGCGGAAGGGCAGACCATACTGGACGCCTGTCTGCGTGCGGGCGTCTATCTCCCGCACGCCTGCGGACATGGCCTGTGCGGCACCTGCAAGACCCAGGTGCTCGACGGCGAGATCGATCACGGCGAAGCCTCGCCCTTCGCCTTGATGGATTTCGAGCGCGACGAGGGCTTCGTCCTCGCCTGCACCGCGACGCTGAAAAGCGATGTCGCCATCGAGGCCGATGTCGAGGACGATCCCGACGCCCGCAGGATTCCGGTGCGCGATTTCGTCGGCGAAGTGGTCGCGCTGGACGACCTCACCCATGACGTGAAAGGCGTGCGCCTCGCCTTGCGGGACGGCCCGATCGATTTCCAGGCCGGGCAATATGTCAATGTCTTCCTGCCGGGGATCGAGGCCTCGCGCGCCTTTTCCATCGCCAATCCCCCCTCCGACAGCGGCCATGTCGAATTGCAGATCCGCCGCGTGCCGGGGGGCGAGGCGACGGGCTATGTCCACGAGAGATTGCAGCTTGGCGACAAGCTGAAGATCACCGGGCCGCAGGGCCGTTTCATCGTGCGCAAATCGCGCGGCGGGCCGCTGCTGTTCCTGGCCGGCGGCACCGGCGTCTCCAGCCCGCGATCGATGATCCTCGACCTGCTCGAAGAGGGCTATGCCGAGCCGATCACGCTCGTCCACGGCGTGCGCGCGCAAGCCGATCTTTATGGCCGCGACGAGTTCGAGGCGCTGGCGCGAAGCCACGACAATTTCCACTATGCGCCGGCTTTGTCGCATGAGCCCGAACCGAGCGAATGGCGCGGCGACCGCGGCTTTGTGCACGATGTCGCCAAGAGGATTTTCGGCGGCGTGTTCGAAGGTTCGACCGCCTATCTCTGCGGCCCGCCGCCGATGATCGAGGCATGCATCGCGACCCTGATGCAGGGCCGCCTGTTTGAAAAGCACATTTTCACCGAGCGCTTCTTCACCGCCAAGGATTGCGCGGAGAAGCCCAAAAGCCCCGTGTTCAAGAGGCTGTGACATGGCGGAGGCCGGGAAAATGATTTCGTCGGATCCCAAATTACTTATGCGGCAGACGCGCGACGCGATTTCAGCGTCGCCTCCGCGGGCGGGTGTCCTGTTGGCGGACGTGGATAAATTTCTCCGCCGGGTCGAAAATGTTGAACGGAAATTTGATCTTGCGGCGGATGAATTGTTGATCCTTCTGACGCTCGGTCGTCTGGGCCTGAGTGTTTCGATGATCGGCGTCGCCGTACGGCCGGTGAGATGCATAGAGGTCGCAAAGCGGTTGAAGGCGCCGAAAGAGACGGTGCGTCGCAAATTAACGCGATTGATCGACCTCGGATTTGCGACGATGACCAAGCGTGGGGTCGTGCTGGATAATATCGACGATTGGGTCAAAGTCGCGTTTTCAATCGTATCCTGACCCTTTGGCGGCGCGCCTCATGCGAGCTTGGCAGATCATTGCGTAATGTTTGAAGAAATCATGGCCGGCCATGCTCGCGAGATGGAAGCCAGAAGCGTCATTCCAGGATGCGAATATGCCGGATAAGGCGAAGCAAATGGGAGCTGATTTGGTCGATCGGGCTCAGGAATTCGAGGACGGCGCGCGGCTGACGGCGTCGAGAACGTTTCTTTTCAAATATGGCGGGCGATGAAGCCGCCGGCGTTGATCAGAGCCGCGCGGCCAGGTTGCAGATGAGCGTTCCAGATGGGCCATGCGTGGATCATATGCGGCCAAATTTCGAGCGTCGTCGAAACGTTGGCGGCGCCGGCCGCGGCCGCGAAGCGCGTGGCGTCGTCGAGGAGGGTTTCGGCCGCTCCGACCTGGATGAGCACCGGCGGGAAGCCCCTCAAATCGGCGTAAAGAGGCGAAACGCGCGGGTCCTTCGGATCCACGGAGCCGGCGAGATAGGCTGTGGCAAGCTCGCGGAGATAGTCTTTGTGGATAAGAGGATCCACGGCGTCCTTGGTTTCGAGCGTCGCGCCGGACATGGTGAGATCGGTCCAGGGCGAAACGAGCCAGGCGCAGGCAGGCGGCTCCTCGCCGGCGCCGCGCAAATGGT
This genomic interval from Candidatus Rhodoblastus alkanivorans contains the following:
- a CDS encoding MmoB/DmpM family protein, with the protein product MSQLASLTLYHNDEARPIIEAIIADNPGVRVLNMPGAVKLDCEGALVVKRASVEERLGREWDPQEIHLVLISMAGHLDEDDDQFSVSWKH
- a CDS encoding aromatic/alkene/methane monooxygenase hydroxylase/oxygenase subunit alpha; this translates as MTAKKLGLKQRYAHMTRGLDWETSYQPIDKVFPYDQFEGIKIKDWSAWEDPFRLTMDAYWKFQAEKERKLYAVLDAFAQNNGQTGISDGRYMNVLKLFLTGISPEEYQSHRGFAFIGRHLRGVGPRVAAQQQSLDELRHVQTQIHTISHYNKFFNGMSEFPTMHDRVFYLSVPKSFFDDARSAGPFEYMIAIGFAFEYVLTNLLFVPFMSGAAYNGDMSTVTFGFSAQSDESRHMTLGIEVIKFLLEQHPDNLPIVQKWVDKWFWRGFRLLGLVAMMMDYMLPKPVMSWKEAWEIYFTEAGGALFQDLARYGLKMPKYHEVATEAAEHVGHQLYGLLYQLCHVAGLHAWMPDAKHMDWLSEKYPNTFDKYYRPRFEMWAQMEKEGKRFYYNGLLQLCHTCQLPMTFTEPGDPTTRCFRETQFKGNRYHFCSDGCKDIFDNEPEKYVQAWLPIQQIFQGNCGGPTVPDVLNWYQIKVGVDNAEYVGSEDHKLWESWKQDTAVSKAG
- a CDS encoding phenol hydroxylase subunit P4, whose translation is MALKAITPDYEKYTENRDLPELYHGNLMIYVHWEHHISFVAAIALPLPPQTPFGAIKEAIGGVYGPHPDWAKIDWSHAIWKIDGKNATPDFDKSIADHGMGHKSLVRFWTPGLDGYHGSLN
- a CDS encoding NADH:ubiquinone reductase (Na(+)-transporting) subunit F, which gives rise to MIVRQLTIEPIGDEIEVAEGQTILDACLRAGVYLPHACGHGLCGTCKTQVLDGEIDHGEASPFALMDFERDEGFVLACTATLKSDVAIEADVEDDPDARRIPVRDFVGEVVALDDLTHDVKGVRLALRDGPIDFQAGQYVNVFLPGIEASRAFSIANPPSDSGHVELQIRRVPGGEATGYVHERLQLGDKLKITGPQGRFIVRKSRGGPLLFLAGGTGVSSPRSMILDLLEEGYAEPITLVHGVRAQADLYGRDEFEALARSHDNFHYAPALSHEPEPSEWRGDRGFVHDVAKRIFGGVFEGSTAYLCGPPPMIEACIATLMQGRLFEKHIFTERFFTAKDCAEKPKSPVFKRL